From Humibacter ginsenosidimutans, a single genomic window includes:
- a CDS encoding aminotransferase class I/II-fold pyridoxal phosphate-dependent enzyme produces the protein MTALTELSSADLRELHSQLTAEYDALVKRGLSLDITRGKPSPAQLDLSNALLTLPGEGQYRDAAGTDLRNYGGPQGLPELREIFSDVLRVPVPQLLALGNSSLSLMHDAVTFAMLHGLPESERPWSREETVSFLCPVPGYDRHFTITEHLGIRMVPVAMTESGPDIEQVERLLAEDPTIRGIWCVPVHSNPTGAIYTEEVARALVSLPAAADFRIFWDNAYAVHHLTDDVPEPIDILSLAAEAGNPDRVFVFASTSKVTYASAGVAFFGSSPANVSWYLSHLAVQSIGPDKINQLRHVRLLHDAEGVAEHMRRHREIIGPKFEAVSEVFERRLASYEAGSWTSPTGGYFVSLDVHEGCAARAVALAAQAGIAVTPAGSTYPYKKDPTDANIRIAPTMPPLAELVDALEGLCTAILLAEVEQLVG, from the coding sequence GTGACCGCCCTCACCGAACTGTCCTCAGCAGACCTGCGTGAGCTGCACTCGCAGCTCACCGCCGAGTACGACGCGCTCGTGAAGCGCGGACTCTCGCTCGACATCACGCGCGGCAAGCCGTCGCCCGCACAGCTCGATCTGTCGAATGCCCTGCTCACGTTGCCGGGCGAGGGCCAGTATCGGGATGCCGCGGGCACCGACCTGCGCAACTACGGCGGTCCGCAGGGTCTGCCCGAGCTGCGCGAGATCTTCTCCGACGTTCTGCGCGTTCCGGTGCCGCAGCTGCTGGCGCTCGGCAACTCGAGCCTCAGCCTGATGCACGACGCCGTCACGTTCGCCATGCTGCACGGGCTGCCGGAGAGCGAGCGCCCGTGGTCGCGTGAGGAGACGGTGTCGTTCCTGTGCCCGGTGCCCGGGTACGACCGGCACTTCACGATCACCGAGCATCTGGGCATCCGCATGGTCCCGGTGGCGATGACGGAGTCCGGCCCCGACATCGAGCAGGTCGAGCGGCTGCTGGCCGAAGACCCGACCATTCGGGGCATCTGGTGCGTTCCCGTGCACTCGAACCCCACCGGCGCGATCTACACCGAGGAGGTCGCTCGGGCGTTGGTGTCGTTGCCGGCCGCGGCAGACTTCCGCATCTTCTGGGACAACGCGTACGCGGTGCATCACCTGACCGATGACGTGCCGGAGCCGATCGACATCCTCTCGCTCGCCGCCGAGGCCGGAAACCCCGACCGCGTGTTCGTCTTCGCGTCGACCTCGAAGGTCACCTACGCGAGCGCCGGTGTCGCCTTCTTCGGCTCGTCGCCCGCCAACGTGTCGTGGTACCTGAGCCACCTCGCCGTGCAGTCGATCGGGCCCGACAAGATCAACCAGCTGCGCCACGTGCGCCTGCTGCACGACGCCGAGGGCGTCGCCGAGCACATGCGCAGGCATCGCGAGATCATCGGCCCGAAGTTCGAGGCCGTGAGCGAGGTGTTCGAGCGCAGGCTCGCTTCCTACGAGGCCGGCTCGTGGACGTCGCCGACCGGCGGCTACTTCGTGAGCCTCGACGTGCACGAAGGATGCGCCGCGCGAGCTGTCGCGCTCGCCGCGCAGGCGGGCATCGCCGTCACCCCGGCCGGGTCGACCTACCCGTACAAGAAGGACCCGACCGACGCGAACATCCGCATCGCGCCGACGATGCCGCCGCTGGCCGAACTCGTGGATGCCCTCGAGGGCTTGTGCACCGCGATCCTGCTCGCCGAGGTGGAGCAGCTCGTCGGCTGA
- a CDS encoding YdeI/OmpD-associated family protein, with the protein MGGDDAEHVHLETAETWRAWLLQHHERSSGVWLVSWRPATGRAAIGYDEAITEAVAFGWVDSQSKSLDGQRTELWFAPRRPGSAWSRTNKERVALLEAEGRMTDAGRRLVDAAKANGMWTILDDADALIVPDDLAVALEHGGLRSAWDAQTPGTRRATLTKIALAKRPETRARYVNGAVAGLSPSRQ; encoded by the coding sequence ATGGGAGGAGACGATGCCGAGCACGTGCATCTCGAGACGGCCGAGACCTGGCGGGCCTGGCTGCTGCAACATCACGAACGGTCGAGCGGCGTGTGGCTCGTGTCGTGGCGTCCGGCGACGGGCCGTGCTGCGATCGGCTACGACGAGGCGATCACCGAAGCCGTCGCGTTCGGATGGGTCGACAGCCAGTCGAAGTCTCTCGACGGTCAGCGAACCGAGCTGTGGTTCGCGCCCCGTCGCCCGGGCTCGGCCTGGTCGCGCACCAACAAGGAACGTGTGGCGCTGCTCGAGGCAGAGGGTCGCATGACGGATGCCGGTCGTCGGCTCGTCGACGCCGCGAAGGCCAACGGCATGTGGACGATCCTCGACGACGCTGACGCACTGATCGTGCCCGACGACCTGGCCGTGGCGCTCGAACACGGCGGTCTCCGCAGCGCATGGGATGCGCAGACGCCCGGCACACGGCGGGCGACGCTGACGAAGATCGCGCTGGCCAAGCGGCCGGAGACCCGTGCGCGGTATGTGAACGGGGCGGTCGCGGGCCTCAGCCCAAGCCGACAGTAG
- a CDS encoding endonuclease/exonuclease/phosphatase family protein — MRVLSYNLRKNHATGELLDLAASTEADVMCLQEADTTVLPEKVGSLVLADSTKRNRLGLAVYYQRDRFHLHETDTFELKKSLHDRVLAPAHERLVGILVEDVDTGHEVVVASFHAAPLTALNSLRRTQIHAAHAELLRLGHGSPTLMVGDYNYPFFTQSLGEKVKASGYDMSLSDRKTYTRYKFFKGHFDFVTSAGLDVRSVETLPRGDSDHMPIVVAAEYGTATATGSPDAKTA; from the coding sequence ATACGTGTACTGAGCTACAACCTCCGCAAGAACCACGCCACCGGCGAGCTGCTCGATCTTGCGGCCTCGACCGAGGCCGACGTCATGTGCCTGCAGGAAGCCGACACGACGGTGCTGCCGGAGAAGGTGGGGTCTCTCGTGCTCGCGGATTCGACGAAGCGCAACCGGCTCGGGTTGGCCGTGTACTACCAGCGGGACAGATTCCACCTCCACGAGACCGACACGTTCGAACTGAAGAAGTCGCTGCACGACCGGGTGCTCGCGCCGGCGCACGAACGACTGGTGGGCATCCTCGTCGAGGATGTCGACACCGGCCACGAGGTCGTCGTCGCGTCGTTCCATGCGGCGCCGCTCACCGCGCTGAACTCGCTGCGTCGCACGCAGATCCACGCGGCCCACGCCGAGCTGCTGCGCCTCGGACACGGATCGCCGACACTCATGGTCGGCGACTACAACTACCCGTTCTTCACGCAGTCACTGGGTGAGAAGGTCAAGGCGTCGGGTTACGACATGTCGCTGAGCGACCGCAAGACCTACACCCGCTACAAGTTCTTCAAGGGACATTTCGACTTCGTCACCTCGGCGGGTCTCGACGTGCGCTCCGTCGAGACACTGCCGCGCGGCGACTCCGACCACATGCCGATCGTGGTCGCGGCCGAGTACGGCACCGCGACCGCGACCGGCAGTCCCGACGCCAAGACCGCCTGA
- a CDS encoding TetR/AcrR family transcriptional regulator — translation MDLDESPRRRRGDELEAALLDAAWAELEENGYAAFTYDGVAQRAETSRPVLYRRWPTRDELVLAAISRHLKARPRVELADTGSLRGDLLSMLKGASVRFGDMISLVSVLFGGYYSSTGETIGQIRARLIDSRWSAMDVLLDRARARGERVPKELPERVKTLPFDLLRHEFIMSLSQLGDEFIVSVVDEVFMPLVDDYARREEAT, via the coding sequence GTGGATCTTGACGAGAGTCCGCGCCGTCGACGCGGCGACGAGCTCGAGGCTGCGCTGCTCGATGCCGCCTGGGCCGAGCTCGAGGAGAACGGCTACGCGGCGTTCACCTACGACGGCGTCGCGCAGCGAGCGGAGACCAGCCGGCCCGTGCTCTATCGACGCTGGCCGACTCGCGACGAGCTCGTGCTCGCCGCGATCAGTCGGCACCTGAAGGCACGACCGCGGGTCGAACTCGCCGACACCGGAAGCCTGCGTGGGGATCTGCTGTCCATGCTGAAAGGCGCGAGCGTGCGATTCGGCGACATGATCTCGCTCGTCAGCGTGCTCTTCGGCGGCTACTACTCATCGACGGGCGAGACGATCGGTCAGATCCGGGCCCGACTCATCGACTCCCGGTGGTCGGCGATGGACGTGCTGCTCGACCGCGCTCGCGCTCGTGGTGAGCGCGTGCCGAAGGAACTCCCGGAACGCGTCAAGACGCTGCCGTTCGACCTGTTGCGTCACGAATTCATCATGTCGCTGAGCCAGCTCGGCGACGAGTTCATCGTCTCCGTGGTCGACGAGGTGTTCATGCCGCTGGTCGACGACTACGCGCGGCGCGAGGAAGCGACCTGA
- a CDS encoding glycine--tRNA ligase, producing MPDQKALDAVIALARHRGFVFQAGEIYGGSRSAWDYGPLGTELKENIRRQWWQTFVRGRADMVGLDSSVILPKRVWEASGHVGVFTDPLVECLHCHKRFREDHLIEAYEEKKGRTPENGMGDIVCPNCGTRGEWTPPRDFNMMLETYLGPVKDESGLNYLRPETAQGIFVNFANVVQAARMKPPFGIGQIGKAFRNEITPGNFIFRTREFEQMEIEYFVPAADAKEWFDHWVEECWNWFVDLGIDPAHMRKFDVPESERAHYSDGTIDIEYEFGFAGKGWGELMGVANRTDFDLTNHTEASGQNLAFFDQASNERYLPYVIEPSFGLTRSMMAFLVDAYHQEEVPNAKGGTDTRTVLKLDPRLSPVKVAVLPLSRNERLSPVARQLADDLRKHRNVEFDDSGAIGRRYRRQDEIGTPYCVTVDFDSLDDNAVTVRDRDSMGQERIAIDALDAYLTERLKER from the coding sequence ATGCCCGACCAGAAGGCGCTCGACGCCGTCATCGCCCTTGCCCGCCACCGCGGCTTCGTGTTCCAGGCGGGCGAGATCTACGGCGGATCGCGGTCGGCCTGGGACTACGGCCCCCTCGGCACCGAGCTGAAGGAGAACATCCGTCGGCAGTGGTGGCAGACGTTCGTGCGCGGCCGCGCAGACATGGTGGGCCTCGACTCGAGCGTCATCCTGCCGAAACGCGTGTGGGAGGCCTCCGGTCACGTCGGCGTCTTCACCGACCCGCTGGTGGAGTGCCTGCACTGCCACAAGCGCTTCCGCGAAGACCACCTCATCGAGGCGTACGAGGAGAAGAAGGGTCGCACGCCCGAGAACGGCATGGGCGACATCGTCTGCCCCAACTGCGGCACCCGCGGCGAATGGACGCCCCCGCGCGACTTCAACATGATGCTCGAGACCTACCTCGGCCCGGTGAAGGACGAGTCCGGCCTCAACTATCTGCGCCCCGAGACCGCTCAGGGCATCTTCGTGAACTTCGCCAACGTCGTGCAGGCGGCGCGCATGAAGCCGCCGTTCGGCATCGGCCAGATCGGCAAGGCGTTCCGCAACGAGATCACACCGGGCAACTTCATTTTCCGCACGCGCGAGTTCGAGCAGATGGAGATCGAGTACTTCGTGCCGGCAGCGGACGCGAAGGAGTGGTTCGACCACTGGGTCGAGGAGTGCTGGAACTGGTTCGTCGACCTGGGCATCGACCCTGCGCACATGCGCAAGTTCGACGTGCCCGAGTCGGAGCGCGCGCACTACTCCGACGGCACCATCGACATCGAGTACGAGTTCGGCTTTGCCGGCAAGGGCTGGGGCGAGCTCATGGGTGTGGCGAACCGCACCGACTTCGACCTCACGAACCACACCGAGGCATCCGGCCAGAACCTGGCGTTCTTCGATCAGGCCAGCAACGAGCGCTATCTGCCCTATGTCATCGAGCCGTCGTTCGGCCTGACCCGGTCGATGATGGCGTTCCTCGTCGACGCGTACCACCAGGAGGAGGTGCCGAACGCCAAGGGCGGCACCGACACCCGCACCGTTCTCAAGCTCGATCCGCGCCTCTCGCCGGTCAAGGTCGCCGTACTGCCGTTGTCGCGCAACGAGCGACTGTCGCCGGTCGCGCGTCAGCTCGCCGACGACCTTCGCAAGCACCGCAACGTGGAGTTCGACGACTCCGGTGCCATCGGCCGCCGCTACCGCAGGCAGGACGAGATCGGCACGCCGTACTGCGTCACCGTCGACTTCGACTCGCTCGACGACAACGCGGTCACCGTGCGCGACCGCGACTCGATGGGCCAGGAGCGCATCGCGATCGATGCTCTGGATGCCTACCTCACGGAGCGCTTGAAGGAGCGCTGA
- the glpK gene encoding glycerol kinase GlpK, translated as MSTHILAIDQGTTSTRAIVFDHSGSVVSVGQLEHKQIFPKAGWVEHDPMEIWRNVREVIGVALGKANLTRHDLAAVGITNQRETAVVWDKNTGKPVYNAIVWQDTRTQPIVDRLAADGGVERFKHDVGLPLATYFAGTKIAWILENVDGAREKAERGELLFGTTDTWVLWNLTGGKHGGVHATDVTNASRTLFMDLKTLDWRDDILDVFGVPRAMLPQIRSSSEVYGVAESHSLLREAPIAGILGDQQAATFGQAAFDAGESKNTYGTGNFVIVNTGEEVVHSGNGLLTTLAYRLGDEAPRYALEGSIAVTGSLVQWLRDNLGIISDAKQVEKLAASVDDNGGAYIVPAFSGLFAPYWRPDARGAIVGLTRFVNKAHLARAALESTAYQTRDVLDAVEQDTGVRLRELRVDGGMTANQLLMQFQADVLGIPVVRPTVAETTALGAAYAAGLAVGFWSSRDELRANWQEGARWEPASDRAATEGLYRTWQKAVTKTFDWAE; from the coding sequence ATGTCGACCCACATTCTCGCCATCGATCAGGGCACCACCAGCACGCGTGCGATCGTCTTCGATCACTCGGGAAGCGTGGTCTCGGTCGGCCAGCTGGAGCACAAGCAGATCTTCCCGAAGGCCGGATGGGTGGAGCACGACCCGATGGAGATCTGGCGCAACGTGCGCGAGGTGATCGGCGTGGCGCTCGGCAAGGCGAATCTCACGAGACACGACCTGGCCGCCGTCGGCATCACCAACCAGCGCGAGACCGCCGTGGTGTGGGACAAGAACACCGGCAAACCGGTCTACAACGCGATCGTCTGGCAGGACACCCGCACCCAGCCCATCGTCGACCGGCTCGCCGCCGACGGTGGTGTCGAGCGCTTCAAGCACGACGTGGGTCTGCCGCTGGCCACCTATTTCGCCGGCACGAAGATCGCGTGGATCCTGGAGAACGTCGACGGCGCCCGCGAGAAGGCGGAGCGCGGCGAACTGCTGTTCGGCACCACAGACACCTGGGTGCTCTGGAATCTCACCGGCGGCAAGCACGGCGGCGTGCACGCGACCGACGTGACGAACGCGTCGCGCACGCTCTTCATGGATCTGAAGACCCTCGACTGGCGAGACGACATTCTCGACGTGTTCGGGGTGCCGCGCGCCATGCTGCCTCAGATCCGGTCGTCGAGCGAGGTGTACGGCGTCGCCGAGTCGCACTCGCTGCTGAGGGAGGCGCCGATCGCGGGCATCCTCGGCGACCAGCAGGCCGCGACCTTCGGGCAGGCCGCCTTCGATGCCGGCGAGTCGAAGAACACGTACGGCACCGGCAACTTCGTCATCGTGAACACCGGCGAGGAGGTGGTGCACAGCGGCAACGGCCTGCTCACCACGCTCGCCTACCGGCTGGGCGACGAGGCACCCCGCTACGCGCTCGAGGGCTCGATCGCGGTCACCGGTTCGCTGGTGCAGTGGCTGCGCGACAACCTGGGCATCATCTCCGACGCGAAGCAGGTGGAGAAGCTCGCGGCATCGGTCGACGACAACGGCGGCGCCTACATCGTTCCCGCGTTCAGCGGGCTGTTCGCCCCCTACTGGCGACCGGATGCCCGCGGCGCGATCGTCGGTCTCACCCGTTTCGTGAACAAGGCGCACCTCGCTCGCGCCGCCCTCGAGTCAACGGCCTACCAGACGCGCGACGTGCTCGACGCGGTCGAGCAGGACACCGGCGTGCGGCTGCGCGAGCTGCGCGTGGACGGCGGCATGACGGCGAACCAGCTGCTCATGCAGTTTCAGGCGGACGTCTTGGGCATCCCCGTCGTACGGCCGACGGTGGCGGAGACCACGGCCTTGGGCGCCGCGTACGCCGCCGGCCTCGCGGTGGGCTTCTGGAGTTCGCGCGATGAGCTGCGCGCGAACTGGCAGGAAGGAGCTCGGTGGGAGCCGGCATCCGATCGAGCCGCCACCGAGGGGCTGTACCGCACGTGGCAGAAGGCGGTCACGAAGACGTTCGACTGGGCGGAGTGA
- a CDS encoding HNH endonuclease family protein has product MPSHHPARDRRTRHRMLTAAVLTAAVLAAASILLTACAAQPSAGPIGGDSVDTSTGRSAATTGATATPGGTEAPDVSTTPAQAGTALALLATLPVKGRAPQTGYDRVGDFGEAWMDIDRNHCDTRDDVLARDLVDIVKDGSCKVTSGVLHDPYTGKTIHFVRGVRTSVAVQIDHLVALSDAWQTGAQQLTKQQRETLANDPIELLAVDGPTNEAKGDGDAATWLPPNRGFWCTYAARQVSVKAAYRLWVTPAEHDALNRILNGCPAQPAVSSTLAPTVGLG; this is encoded by the coding sequence ATGCCCTCTCACCACCCGGCCCGTGATCGGCGCACGCGCCATCGGATGCTCACGGCCGCGGTGCTCACGGCCGCGGTGCTCGCTGCTGCGAGCATCCTGCTCACCGCCTGTGCCGCCCAGCCGTCAGCTGGCCCGATCGGCGGCGACTCCGTCGACACGTCGACCGGTCGATCGGCGGCGACGACCGGCGCAACGGCGACTCCGGGCGGCACGGAGGCTCCCGACGTCTCGACAACGCCTGCCCAGGCGGGAACTGCGCTCGCACTGCTGGCGACTCTGCCGGTGAAGGGCAGGGCTCCGCAGACCGGCTACGACCGGGTCGGCGACTTCGGCGAGGCGTGGATGGACATCGACCGCAACCACTGCGACACGCGCGACGACGTTCTCGCCCGCGACCTCGTCGACATCGTCAAAGACGGTTCGTGCAAGGTGACATCCGGGGTTCTGCACGATCCGTACACCGGCAAGACCATCCACTTCGTGCGCGGAGTGCGCACCTCGGTCGCCGTGCAGATCGACCACCTGGTGGCCTTGTCCGACGCGTGGCAGACCGGCGCGCAGCAGCTGACGAAGCAGCAGCGCGAGACCCTCGCGAACGACCCGATCGAACTGCTCGCCGTCGACGGTCCCACCAACGAAGCGAAGGGAGACGGGGATGCCGCCACCTGGCTGCCCCCGAATCGCGGCTTCTGGTGCACGTACGCCGCGAGGCAGGTCTCCGTGAAGGCCGCGTACCGCCTGTGGGTGACGCCTGCTGAGCATGACGCGCTGAATCGCATCCTCAACGGATGCCCCGCGCAGCCCGCCGTCAGCTCGACGCTCGCGCCTACTGTCGGCTTGGGCTGA
- a CDS encoding DHA2 family efflux MFS transporter permease subunit — translation MSTTAPAPGTGAQQPEPSLGRTAGVLIVGVLAVVFDTTIMSVALHTLSKDLNVPVSTIQWVTTGYVLALAATVPLSAWIQRLFGGKRAWMFALGLFLLGSVLCSLAWNAESLIAFRIIQGIGGGIMLPLMQTIVMQAAGGKNLGRIAATIGLPAMLGPILGPAIGGIILNWLDWRWIFWVNVPFCVVGLILAWRMLPKDVRPATRPRLDVIGMVLLLPSLVLLLLGLSNSAGTDGFAATDAWLPLTIGAVLLAAFVVYALMRGDKALVDVRLLRHRSVWSASSLLFLSGIAAYGIMLLLPLYLQQLRGRRCARRRPLPHPTGRRHAGEPVAGRSTHGCHRRPLGGSRRFRDRRPRHHPVRVQHGDDQRVVPDVRALRARIRTRSRGDAADGGVVPGTESCGHPALQHHHAHRAAARRLVRHGGAGRHPAGGPDDVRRAGHQRGRHRLRPGVLVVDRVHGAGRGALPRAARSFEAGARDGACGARAARSCAEHRRLKNTAKRRNATAG, via the coding sequence ATGAGCACCACAGCACCCGCGCCCGGCACCGGCGCGCAGCAACCAGAACCGTCGCTCGGCCGTACCGCCGGCGTGCTCATCGTCGGCGTTCTCGCGGTCGTCTTCGACACCACGATCATGAGCGTCGCCCTGCACACGCTCTCCAAAGACCTGAACGTGCCGGTCTCGACCATTCAGTGGGTCACCACGGGATACGTGCTCGCCCTCGCCGCGACCGTGCCGCTCAGCGCCTGGATCCAGCGGCTGTTCGGCGGCAAGCGGGCGTGGATGTTCGCCCTCGGCCTCTTCTTGCTCGGCTCGGTGCTGTGCAGCCTGGCCTGGAACGCCGAATCGCTGATCGCCTTCCGCATCATCCAGGGCATCGGCGGCGGCATCATGCTCCCGCTGATGCAGACCATCGTGATGCAGGCCGCGGGCGGCAAGAACCTCGGTCGCATCGCCGCGACCATCGGCCTCCCCGCCATGCTCGGCCCCATCCTCGGGCCGGCCATCGGCGGCATCATCCTCAACTGGCTCGACTGGCGCTGGATCTTCTGGGTGAACGTTCCGTTCTGCGTCGTCGGTCTCATCCTGGCCTGGCGCATGCTGCCCAAGGACGTGCGCCCCGCCACGAGGCCGCGCCTCGACGTGATCGGCATGGTGTTGCTGCTGCCGTCGCTCGTGCTCCTGCTTCTCGGCCTGTCCAACTCGGCCGGCACCGACGGATTCGCCGCGACGGATGCCTGGCTCCCGCTCACGATCGGTGCCGTGCTGCTCGCCGCGTTCGTCGTCTACGCGCTGATGCGCGGCGACAAGGCACTCGTCGATGTGCGGCTGCTCCGTCACCGCTCCGTGTGGTCGGCCTCGAGCCTGCTCTTCCTCTCCGGCATCGCGGCATACGGCATCATGCTGCTGCTTCCGCTGTACCTGCAGCAGCTGCGCGGGCGCCGATGTGCTCGCCGCCGGCCTCTTCCTCATCCCACAGGGCGTCGGCACGCTGGCGAGCCGGTCGCTGGCCGGTCGACTCACGGATGCCATCGGCGCCCGCTGGGTGGGAGTCGCCGGTTTCGCGATCGTCGGCCTCGCCACCATCCCGTTCGCGTTCAGCACGGCGACGACCAACGAGTGGTACCTGATGTCCGTGCTCTTCGTGCGCGGATTCGGACTCGGAGCCGTGGTGATGCCGCTGATGGTGGCGTCGTTCCAGGGACTGAATCGTGCGGACATCCCGCACTCCAGCATCATCACGCGCACCGCGCAGCAGCTCGGCGGCTCGTTCGGCACGGCGGTGCTGGCCGTCATCCTGCAGGCGGGCCTGACGACGTACGCCGCGCAGGGCACCAGCGGGGTCGCCACCGCCTACGACCAGGCGTTCTGGTGGTCGATCGGGTTCACGGCGCTGGCCGCGGTGCTCTCCCTCGCGCTGCCCGGTCGTTCGAAGCCGGCGCCCGAGACGGCGCCTGCGGCGCCCGCGCAGCGCGAAGCTGCGCCGAACACCGCCGGTTGAAGAACACCGCGAAGCGGCGCAACGCCACCGCGGGTTGA
- a CDS encoding MFS transporter: MPRSATLNRPLALLAAVGLSMENLDGTIIQTAAPAMAHDFGVRAVDLNIAMTAYLLTVAVCVPVSGWLADRFGERRVFTTALAIFTVASALCAFAPSLPLLTAARVLQGIGGAMMVPVGRLAVLRGLDRRDLLDAMAYLTWPGLLAPVVAPALGGILTDTVGWPWIFLINIPFGIAAFIAALKIVPNAPQPEPRRLDWAGFGLTGVALAALVLGMEEVGAASTDWAWAAIYLVVAAVAGVTGVVWMRRARHPLLDFSALRIDTFRVGNVGGGVYRLIISAAPFLFTLLFQVGFGWSAARAGLLVGAVFVGNIAIKPATTPLIRRFGFKNVIVGSNLLGALVYVGCVFIDPTTPIWLIVVLLFLSGVFRSIGFSGYNSLQFADVPSELMTRANTLASTMQQVAVGIGIAVAALIVRLTTTAASAIGPTDAWLGYRWALAVVAVLLVFPVVEAALLPRHAGSAARR; the protein is encoded by the coding sequence GTGCCCCGATCCGCCACGCTGAACCGCCCGCTGGCGCTGCTCGCCGCGGTCGGCCTGTCGATGGAGAATCTCGACGGCACGATCATCCAGACCGCGGCCCCGGCGATGGCCCACGACTTCGGCGTGCGGGCAGTCGATCTGAATATCGCCATGACGGCATATCTGCTGACGGTGGCGGTCTGCGTTCCGGTGAGCGGATGGCTGGCCGACCGTTTCGGGGAACGTCGCGTGTTCACGACGGCGCTCGCGATCTTCACCGTCGCCTCTGCACTGTGCGCGTTCGCGCCGAGCCTTCCGCTGCTCACGGCGGCGCGCGTGCTGCAGGGGATCGGCGGCGCCATGATGGTGCCGGTCGGCCGGCTCGCGGTGCTGCGCGGGCTGGATCGCCGCGACCTGCTGGATGCCATGGCCTACCTCACGTGGCCGGGCCTGCTCGCTCCCGTGGTGGCTCCGGCGCTCGGTGGCATCCTGACTGACACCGTCGGTTGGCCGTGGATCTTTCTCATCAACATCCCGTTCGGCATCGCCGCCTTCATCGCCGCGCTGAAGATCGTGCCGAACGCCCCGCAGCCCGAGCCCCGGCGACTCGACTGGGCGGGCTTCGGGCTCACCGGTGTGGCGCTTGCCGCCCTCGTGCTGGGCATGGAAGAGGTGGGGGCCGCGTCGACCGACTGGGCATGGGCGGCGATCTACCTCGTCGTCGCGGCCGTGGCGGGCGTGACGGGAGTGGTGTGGATGCGCAGGGCGAGGCATCCGCTGCTCGACTTCTCGGCGCTGCGCATCGACACATTTCGCGTGGGGAATGTGGGCGGAGGCGTGTACCGGCTCATCATCAGCGCGGCACCGTTCCTCTTCACCCTGCTGTTCCAGGTCGGCTTCGGCTGGAGCGCGGCGCGGGCCGGGCTGCTGGTCGGAGCAGTCTTCGTCGGCAACATCGCGATCAAGCCGGCGACGACTCCGCTCATCAGGCGGTTCGGCTTCAAGAACGTCATCGTCGGCAGCAACCTGCTCGGTGCGCTCGTCTACGTGGGTTGCGTGTTCATCGATCCGACGACGCCGATCTGGCTGATCGTGGTGCTGCTGTTTCTCAGCGGTGTGTTCCGCTCGATCGGCTTCAGCGGCTACAACTCGCTGCAGTTCGCCGACGTGCCCAGCGAGCTCATGACGCGGGCCAACACACTGGCGTCGACCATGCAGCAGGTGGCCGTCGGCATCGGCATCGCGGTCGCCGCGCTGATCGTGCGCCTCACGACGACGGCCGCGTCGGCGATCGGGCCGACGGATGCCTGGCTCGGCTACCGCTGGGCGCTCGCCGTCGTGGCCGTGCTGCTCGTCTTCCCCGTGGTGGAGGCGGCACTGCTGCCGCGTCACGCGGGATCCGCAGCCCGCCGCTGA
- a CDS encoding TIGR01777 family oxidoreductase: MANQTARTRPRRIVIAGASGMIGRALAERLTAGGDEVVRLVRKPARGSGEARWDPAAGILDPAVLSGADAVVGLSGASTGRLPWTRAYKEVVITSRLDATRTLVDAMRAADRAPGVFVSASAVGFYGDRGDEDLAESSAPGSGFLPALCRAWEREAGEASELTRVATVRTGLVVGPGTAMRALHMLARAGLAGPLGSGRQWWPWISLRDEVVAIDHVIGAGDDGLNGPVNLAGPTPATQADVMRTLARLVGRPFGMPVPAFALRLALGDAADAMLLGSQRVIPEKLLADGFRFHDETPESALAAYLDEVG; the protein is encoded by the coding sequence ATGGCGAACCAGACAGCACGAACCAGACCGCGGCGCATCGTGATCGCGGGCGCCTCCGGAATGATCGGTCGGGCGCTCGCGGAACGGTTGACGGCGGGCGGAGACGAGGTGGTGCGCCTGGTGCGGAAGCCGGCACGCGGGAGCGGCGAGGCACGGTGGGACCCGGCTGCGGGCATCCTCGACCCGGCCGTGCTGAGCGGAGCGGATGCCGTCGTCGGCCTCTCCGGCGCATCCACCGGCCGCCTGCCGTGGACTCGTGCATATAAAGAGGTCGTGATCACGTCGAGACTCGACGCGACGCGCACGCTGGTGGATGCCATGCGTGCGGCCGATCGGGCGCCCGGTGTCTTCGTGAGTGCCTCGGCCGTCGGCTTCTACGGCGACCGCGGCGACGAAGATCTCGCAGAGTCGTCTGCGCCGGGGTCCGGGTTCCTGCCCGCCTTGTGCCGGGCGTGGGAGCGCGAGGCGGGCGAGGCGTCCGAGCTGACGCGCGTGGCGACGGTACGAACGGGATTGGTGGTCGGACCGGGCACGGCCATGCGCGCGCTGCATATGCTCGCGCGGGCCGGATTGGCCGGCCCCCTGGGCTCCGGCAGACAGTGGTGGCCGTGGATCAGTCTGCGCGACGAGGTGGTCGCGATCGACCACGTGATCGGAGCGGGCGATGACGGACTCAACGGCCCGGTCAATCTTGCCGGCCCGACTCCGGCCACTCAGGCCGACGTCATGCGCACGCTCGCGCGGCTCGTCGGGCGTCCGTTCGGGATGCCCGTGCCCGCGTTCGCACTGCGACTGGCGCTCGGCGACGCGGCCGACGCGATGCTGCTGGGGAGTCAGCGGGTCATCCCGGAGAAGCTGCTCGCCGACGGGTTCCGGTTTCACGACGAGACGCCGGAGTCGGCGCTGGCCGCGTATCTCGACGAGGTGGGCTGA